Proteins co-encoded in one Nonlabens agnitus genomic window:
- a CDS encoding ABC-F family ATP-binding cassette domain-containing protein, with protein sequence MLNIHDLHVSFGGEPLFEEITFRLNAGNRVGLIGKNGAGKSTMLKVIAGDIPADQGSLAIEKDVSIGFLRQDIDFEMGRTVLEEAYTAFAKARSIEADMDKINQQLATRTDYESDSYMELIQSIGDLTHEYEIIGGYQYKGETEKILKGLAFKPEQFDKLTDELSGGWRMRIELAKLLLEKHDILLLDEPTNHLDIDSILWLEQFLQTYPGAVVIVSHDKMFLDNVTNRTIEISLGRIYDYPKPYSKFLELRAELREQQAATAKNQQKEIERTEKLIEKFRAKASKATMAQSLVKKLNRMDVVEVDQVDNAAMNINFSQSIQPGKIVLELEQIQKSYADKNVLRNIDLMVERGSRLAFVGQNGMGKSTLAKIIVGDIKDYKGKVNLGHNVQLGYFAQNQAEYLDGEKTILDTMIDAADDSNRVKVRDMLGSFLFRGDEVEKKVKVLSGGERNRLALCKLLLQPFNVLIMDEPTNHLDIQSKNVLKQALVKFEGTLIVVSHDREFLQGLTDLVYEFRDHKLHSYLGDINYYLEQRKARDMREIEKNTKVDTSSLSRKRDTTDSKPSYEQQKKIKSLNNRLSNAESEINKLERDIKKMDADLAANYEETAADATFFDKYKAKKKSLDEWMKKWEEVSEEIDALD encoded by the coding sequence ATGCTTAACATCCATGATTTGCACGTCAGCTTTGGCGGTGAACCGCTTTTTGAAGAAATAACTTTCAGGCTCAACGCAGGCAATCGCGTGGGCTTGATAGGAAAAAATGGCGCTGGAAAATCCACGATGCTTAAGGTTATAGCCGGCGATATTCCTGCAGATCAAGGTTCGCTCGCGATTGAGAAAGATGTAAGTATAGGTTTCCTTAGACAGGACATAGACTTTGAAATGGGTAGAACGGTCCTGGAAGAGGCGTATACCGCTTTCGCGAAAGCGAGATCCATAGAAGCCGATATGGACAAAATCAACCAACAACTAGCTACAAGAACTGACTATGAATCTGATTCCTATATGGAATTGATACAGTCCATAGGCGACCTCACGCACGAGTACGAGATCATAGGCGGTTACCAGTACAAAGGTGAAACCGAAAAAATCCTGAAAGGTCTCGCTTTTAAACCAGAACAGTTTGACAAACTTACAGATGAGCTCTCTGGTGGATGGCGCATGAGGATTGAGTTGGCAAAATTACTTTTGGAAAAGCACGACATCCTGCTGCTGGATGAGCCTACCAACCACCTGGATATAGATTCCATTCTTTGGCTGGAGCAGTTTCTGCAAACCTATCCTGGTGCCGTGGTGATCGTGAGCCACGATAAGATGTTTCTTGACAACGTGACCAATCGCACTATTGAGATAAGCCTAGGTCGTATCTATGATTACCCAAAACCGTATTCAAAATTTCTGGAGTTGAGAGCAGAGCTTAGAGAGCAGCAAGCGGCAACGGCCAAGAATCAGCAAAAAGAAATTGAGCGTACAGAAAAACTGATCGAGAAATTTAGGGCCAAAGCCAGTAAAGCCACCATGGCGCAATCACTGGTCAAGAAGCTCAATAGAATGGATGTGGTCGAGGTGGATCAAGTGGATAATGCTGCCATGAACATCAATTTTTCCCAGTCCATACAGCCTGGAAAAATTGTTTTGGAACTGGAACAGATCCAAAAGTCCTATGCCGATAAAAACGTACTGCGCAACATCGACCTGATGGTAGAACGTGGATCAAGACTGGCCTTTGTAGGTCAAAACGGTATGGGAAAATCTACACTGGCCAAAATCATTGTAGGCGACATCAAAGATTACAAGGGTAAAGTCAACCTGGGACACAATGTTCAGCTGGGCTATTTTGCACAAAATCAAGCCGAATATCTGGATGGAGAGAAAACCATACTGGATACCATGATCGACGCTGCAGACGATAGCAATAGGGTCAAGGTGCGAGACATGTTGGGATCTTTCCTATTCCGTGGTGATGAGGTGGAGAAAAAGGTGAAAGTCCTGAGTGGTGGTGAGCGCAATAGGTTGGCATTATGTAAACTACTGCTGCAGCCCTTCAACGTGTTGATTATGGATGAGCCTACTAACCACCTGGATATACAATCTAAAAACGTCTTGAAACAGGCCCTTGTCAAGTTTGAAGGCACTTTGATTGTGGTGTCTCACGACCGTGAGTTTTTGCAGGGATTGACAGACTTGGTGTATGAATTTCGCGATCATAAATTGCATTCCTATTTGGGAGATATCAACTACTACCTGGAGCAACGCAAGGCTCGCGATATGCGTGAGATTGAGAAGAACACAAAGGTGGATACGAGTTCGCTTTCGCGAAAGCGAGATACCACAGACAGCAAACCATCCTATGAGCAGCAAAAAAAGATCAAATCACTCAACAACCGTTTGTCCAATGCTGAATCTGAAATCAACAAGCTAGAGCGTGATATCAAGAAAATGGATGCAGATCTCGCAGCCAACTATGAAGAGACCGCAGCAGATGCGACATTCTTTGACAAGTATAAGGCAAAGAAAAAATCGCTGGATGAATGGATGAAAAAGTGGGAAGAAGTATCTGAAGAAATAGATGCCTTGGACTAG